The Megalobrama amblycephala isolate DHTTF-2021 linkage group LG18, ASM1881202v1, whole genome shotgun sequence genome segment ATTCCACTGTTCACTCCTAAACTATATGATGGGATCCGTTGCTATAATGTACATggacaatatttttatgaacTGATTTTGAGTGTTGTAAAAACATTCACCTAATTCAAAGCTTTTGCTTGATGCATTTCACTCCACATTGAAatgaattttaaatataatggcATTTACTTAAAACTCCAACATGCATAGTATGGTGTTCATTCTGAAAACAGTGCAATCTCAGCCATGCAACTCAAAATGTCTTTGCATATTTATGATACACTAATGCATATGTAAATACATGAAAAGGGATTTGAACTGATTGTAAACTGTTATCATTTTAGAGAATTTGCCTTTGATATTTACAGTTCTCAGGTGGAGGTAAACTCACagaatgtatttattataaatgttattgGCACTGATTTTGAACACAAAGGCACAACTGgtgtaaaatgaaaaaatataaactGCCAGTGTTTTTCCACATGTTACAGTGAATTATTCACTGTAAGAATTTGTGTTTCTCTGAATGTTAACCCTGTGAGAATCTATTTTTCCAAATCTGTATATCCTTCAATCATAGGTAGCCATTAATTCAGCATtgcatattttttatgtttgatataaaaaagaaattgtaaaaatattttttaaaaattcattcattccaaaataaccAGATAGTTATTATATTGTGAATGCACAAATCACTAACCATGAAACCTGTTATACGGATACGATTTAACGAAAATAGCCCTTGCCAGTGCAAGAGTCAAACTCCATGTTGCCTTATTTTATGTAGAAATCTCTGAGAGTAGACTGGTGTGTATTTTGTTGGAAAGAGTTATTTACTATAAACATGTGTTTATGTCTAAAGTGTACatgtaaaatatacaataaattcagttgttatatataatatgtagaAATGCATTTATATGTAACCTATAGATAATATATATACGATAAATAGTTTTCTTGGGTTTGCCTAAGCCATTCAGTGCATAAATCGTCCTAATCTAATTTTGTTGATTTGTGAGTAGCATAATTCATTTATGTCTTTGTTGTTCAACAGTCATACATTCTCAGTTTCATGCATTATAATAAATCTGCATGGACAGAGTAATGCATAAATTCTTTAATAGCTTACTCTcagattaaaatattatttcacattGTTGTCCCGAGGCTTCACATTAAATTAGATACTGTTACAAACATATTTTGTCGATTTACCATTGCCTGAGTTAGAAATCTATTAAAATCCATTAAATGAAAAGGCATGTGGATAAATTTCCAGGAGGATGATTATATTCTCATTTAGGCATTCAAGCTTTGTTACTGAAATCAGTTTTTGATTTCAATATACCAAACCCAAGCCACTTCAATTTAATCAACATTTTGCTGTATTAAAatctttcaaattcaaaaacattagttTGTTATACACTAAGAATATGGCTTGTTGAAATGATGTCGCTTTTTTCtttactgtcttttttttttttttagtgaattCAAACAACTGGAGGTGCTGAAATTAAACTTGTGATGTTAAGCTGACTATAACACATCTTCTGTAATACATCCTTATTGTGTTCTGCTTTTCCataacaaacattatttgtgaAATCACATAgcaaaaccattaaaacatgCTCAGACTGTTTCGGGTGTGTTGGAGTGGTTATTCTGAGAATgatgacttttttattttgccCTCAAACACATTTAACCAAATCAGCAAACGCATGTAGTACACAAGAGTTTTTCATGGAAAGTGTTGCTTAGTAGAAAATATGCTAGGCTTAAAATAACCacatttttttctactttagcTTATATgacattgtattattttttattgatttttgttattttatttacttatttttgctaattagtaaaaaataaaaaaataaaaccccTGTATATTCTGGACATTTACGTTCATTCCTTTATCATTTCTTGGACACAACCTGATAAGACTGAAACAACTAACTTAGATTTGATACAATTTTAGCCGTATATTAAATGTAACATACTAGTAACGAACAGCCCTTCTCTGTGAAGGGACGGACGACACATCACTTCTCAGTAAAGGCCTCAAGACAGACTTTACCCCGACATATCATTGGTTGAGCTCGACCCTCCCCAGGCACATTTGGGGAAAGAATTCACCGCTTCCCAacacttaatttttaaattcGCTGCCGAAGAATTGTTCTGAAAACATCAGTAATGCATAAAGTTTGTTCTCGGCTGTACGGCCCGTCTCTGTTCGGGAAAACGGATTTGTGGAATTCAGTGGAAGTTTGTGTGAAATTCCACAAAGAAGGCGGTAAgaatgcagtgtttttgtctccacatttaaagggaccgGAACATTTGTGTGAAGTTTTGCATaattgtgtttgtgtatttagACTCGACTCCATGACAAATATGTTGATTCCTGAGCATCGAATCACGAACTCATAATGGTCCTGTCATAAGAAAAAAGTACAAATAACTATGCTTTTGAACATTACCATGACAATACCACGGTATCTTTGATGACGAATTACTGccctgtcatctatctatctatctatctatctatctatctatctatctatctatctatctatctatctatctatctatctatctatctatctatctatctatctatctatctatctatctatctatctttttgtatagatagatagatacaactGTCCCAATGCATTTCTGAGCACTAACACAGAATGTACCTCTGTCCAGGTGTGCTATGCCAAAAATCAGCAGTGAAACACCCAGCACCTGTCCTGCCCCAGATTCCCCCATGTGACTATAAACCTGACCCATATCAGGTAAGAGGTTTATGTCTGGGGACATGTCATAATAATACACATGTGGAAATCAAATGATCAAATACACAGAGAaatcaatttattttcaagCATGAATGATTTCTCCTATAGGGGATGTCTAAAGACCGTTTACTAAAGATTAGGAAACACAACTGCAACCCCATGACCATGAAGGTAACATATTACAAGAACCCAGTCTTCATAAACCAGGGTTACATGCAGTGGCTGTGGGATGTGGATGGAAGACGCTATCTGGACTTGTTTGCTGGGGTTGCCACTGTCAGTGTTGGACACTGTAACCCGTAAGGTTgccaggcaacatttttatttgtatatttcatGATTGTGCATTATAGTTatcttgaaattaaatgacTGCAGTTAGATTAATGTCTGTGGACTTGTTTCAGAATATTATCGCCCTGAACTTTTACATGGGCTTCGTTTTTTGTTTATGAAATGGTATTATTTCTAAAATCGATCGAATCAGAACTTTGAATATGGTTGCAGGAAAGTGACACAGGCAGCTGAGAAACAGCTAAGGCGTCTATGGCACACAACACCCATCTATGTGTACCCAGAAATGCAGGAGTATGCAGAGAAACTTGCCTCCCTTTTGCCAGACCCGCTGAAGGTACGTTTTCAGTTTTGGAAGTTGAAGGTTGAGCGCATTGCATTGTGGTTTATAGTATTATGTGCAGTGTTTTCTTGTCTTGCAGGGGATATCGAACTGGGGTCCGGGCTGTTTTGTCTAAGgaaaagcattaaaaatatattatattgtatataaaataaaataagtaatagatataaaaaataaaacaatatgcaaaattaaattattaataaataaataaaaataaaacaattaaaggaTCTCTTCCTAATTGTAATAAagaaattataaatatacagAATTTGATGTTATTACATTTCATTATGCTCTAATGTTGGAAATCATgagattaattatttttttctattgaaGATACAAAGAAAGAGAAAATTGAAACAAATTACTTATTGtccaaataattttatatatatgtttatttttcacattatccaacttattattattattatttttttgcaatgtgaaaataagctattttctgtgaatgtgcgagacttATGATGAGTGTTGGAgataacgcattacaagtaatttgagttacgtaatcagattactttttcaagtaactagtaaagtaatgcattactttttcaatttacaacaaattatctgttactttttcacatttattgactgacagctctcctgtccccatgttgagagaaataaagtgcagaggtgttaagtgcgctgtgtaaacattattgtagttctagactaaatgtgaacatgtatttactcatctcacttgcacggaAACAtgcagtattcctcaaaatgaataaaaccagtgaaatgcaatctcagaattttatgcaaacctgtaagaattaactgtattaaattacacaaatatactttatgtatttaatctcactttattaaccttTACTGCTGACCTAATTTAACCATACTaataagtaaaaattaaaatcactggcagcacagctgaaaggtttgtttgagctgcgccctctactgtacaggcataaatatgcatttccttccgCTTTAGGcctattcatttcacttttggtgtgaaagggcctttacatctgccaaaaaatagaactttttagttgttattaaaaaacaaacaagcaagcccagcccaggtgagaaaaagagacgcaaaagtaatgtaacacattacttttcataaaaagtaactaacgcaattagttacttttttagggagtaacgcaatattgtaatgcattacttttaaaagtaactgcTTATGATTAATTTTagaccaaataaatgcagccatggtgagcataaaagacttctttcaaaacatggTAAATCTATGCATAGAGAAAATCTGAATATCTTTTTTAATATTGTGATGGTCTTCTTTTCTAGGTTGTGTATTTTACCAACAGTGGCTCGGAGGCTAATGACCTTGCAGTGCTAATGGCCCGGCTTCACACAGGAAATTTTGATGTCATCACTCTCAGGTGATTGACCTTACTTGCCAATAATTCTTTCCAATAACTGAACAAATGGAAGACGGTGACTTGTAGGGAAACCTGTTGGTGACAGCTCAAGCAGCCCTGTCCAGCCATAGATAATCACTGTCTCATTCGTGTTTGTGTGCGCAGGGGTTCTTATCACGGTGGCAGTCCACAAGCGACAGGTCTGACGTCCAATGCAGATTACAAATATCCCATCCCCTCTTCTCTGGGCTGTCATAATGTACGTCTCACACCCACACATCTCTCCTTCTGTCAGCTACCTGCTTTATAATGCAATATTCCTCTGTGTCAAGTCCACAAACCACATTATAAGAGGAAACATCATAAGAAGTTATGTTGGTGTTGTTGTTtaatgcaaaagtaacataATTACTGTCAGACCTCATGTGGTTAGAATAACAACCCAATACACAAGACGATATCTATGTATTGGTTGTTTCCGCCACgcaataaaaaacacaaaaggtgattgtgactttttgtctcacaattcttatttttttcttgttgtgagatataaactcacaattgcgagttacaagGTATGAATTACAAAaactcacgattctgactttttttctccgAAATGGACTTCagaactcgcaattgcgaatttatcATATGTctaacaattctgagaaaaaaggcagaattgcaagatataaacttacaattctTAGatataaaaaagtcagaatttatatctcacaattctggcttttttctcagaattgtgagacataaactcgcaattgcgagttataaagtccaattctgagaaaaaagtttgaattgtgagataaaaactcacaattatctttttcagtggcggaaacaagcttctgacccacacaaaatattgtattttactTCAGCCTTTTAATTAATGATTTCAGTGccaatgcaagaaaaaaaaattaaaaaatcaaaatatataaaaatatctatCTTTTCTTGAAGAAAAACTTGTGTAAGAAAAGTCTGGTTTTCACAGAATATATTAAGTTTATATATAAAGTTTTTCGTGAATTAAGGTTATTTTTCTTGCCAATAAGATAAGAAAAATAGAATAAGTCTGATTCtcaaataaatggaaaacatacaaaaaatacTGAGAATATAGTGCATTTTCATATTtgaaaagcatgtcttaaaacTGTATGTGTTTGAGTTGTGGGATCTGTCTGATACATTTTGTGAGAGTTTTATTCCTATGTGGGTTGTGTTCATTTTAGACCATGTGTCCGGATGTGTTCAGGGGCCTCTGGGGAGGAAGCCACTGTCGAGACTCTCCAGTTCAAACCATCCGAGAATGCAGCTGCTCCCcaggtacaaacacacacaatagcaTAATGAGGGCATATCATTCTGTTTTTATATAAAGCTAATACTCTATTATAAATTCTTCAGCCTAACCGTAACCCAAACTCTTTGAATTTTTATATAACCAGTGTATATGAATGGTGCCATATGCCTATAAACTTTCCTTGCATGCCTGTTCCAAAACCTGAAGAATAAATCTTCAGAATGTTACATATAAACAGTAATTCCCtgttaaatagctaagaaagaTGTGTTTCAAGGCAGCACAAGGTATGTTTGTCTCATCAGGTCAAACATTAAAAGCAGTCATTCAGGAAATTTCCCAAACAGGaggtgttaaaaaaaaaaacaacaacacatggGCAGAGCTTGTTTACTCTTTTCTATAATTAGTGTTGCTTGATAAGGCCAGCAGCACTAAGAACGTTTTAGCAACATTCttaaaaccactcagaacaacttagcaacaccctggcaacaacCCACAAGGTTCTAGCACTGTGGCATCAAGTTTTGCACAAGCACCActtacattttcattaaatatactTCTTAATCAATTGTTAGCACACATTTCATGTATCATCATGTATTCATAATCTCTGTTTCTGTCTGTTCTCAGGTCACTGTCAGGCCAATGATATGTATATCAGTCAGCTCAAAGAGATGTTCGCTACAACAGTTCCCAATCGGATTGCTGCCTTTTTTGCAGAACCCATCCAGGTTTTATTACACCATACCTTACACTGAATTGTATAAatatacaaacccaattccaaaaaagttgggacactgtacaaattgtgaataaaaacagaatgcaatgatgtggaagtttcaaatttctatattttattcagaatacaacatagatgtcatatcaaatgtttaaactgagaaaatgtatcattttaagggaaaaataagttgattttaaatttcatggcatcaacacatctcaaaaaagttgggacaaggccatgtttaccactgtgtggcatcccctcttctttttataacagtctgcaaacgtctggggactgaggagacaagttgctcaagtttaggaataggaatgttgtctcattcttgtctaatacaggcttctagttgctcaactgtcttaggtcttctttgtcgcatcttcctctttatgatgcgccaaatgttttctatgggtgaaagatctggactgcaggctggccatttcagaaccggatccttcttctacgcagccatgatgttgtaattgatgcagtatgtggtctggcattgtcatgttgcaaaaaaagaaaatgccaggtcttccctgaaagagatgacatctggatgggagcatatgttgttctagaacttggatatacctttcagcattgatggtgcctttccagatgtgtaagcttcccatgccacacgcactcatgcaaccccataccatcagagatgcaggcttctgaactgagcgctgataacaacttgggttgtctttgtcctctttagtccggatgacatggcgtcccagttttccaacaagaacttcaaattttgattcgtctgaccacagaacagttttccactttgccacagtccattttaaatgagccttggcccagagaaaacgcctgcgcttctggatcatgtttagatatggcttcttttttgacctatacagttttagccggcaacggcgaatggctcggtggattgtgttcactggaagtattcctgagcccacgttgtgatttccattacagtagcattcctgtatgtgatgcagtgccgtctaagggacCGAAGATCacggcatccagtatggttttgacccttacgcacagagattgttccagattctctgaatctttggatgatattatgcactgtagatgatgataacttcaaactctttgcaatttttctctgagaaactcctttctgatattactccactatttttcgccgtagcattgggggaattggtgatcctctgcccatcttgacttctgagagatactgccactctgagaggctctttttatacccaatcatgttgccaattgacctaataagttgcaaattggtcctccagctgttccttatatgtacattcaaacttttccggcctcttatcgctacctgtcccaacttttctggaatgtgtagctctcatgaaatccaaaatgagccaatatttggcatgacatttcaaaatgtctcactttcaacatttgatatgttatctatattctattgtgaataaaatataagtttatgagatttgtaaattattgcattccttttttattcacaatttgtacagtgtcccaacttttttggaatcgggtttgagTGTCATAAAAGATCAGGACTGAATCTGCTGTAGTTTAATATTCTTCAATAAACACAGTTCTTGTCCAGTTGCAAGTATTGAGTAATTTGCTTCGTTCACCATGATAACATGGGCATTTTGGTCGTCATAGAAACAAAATCTGACAAAGACCACATCCATTACCCAGCACTTTGCTGGTAGATGTAATAAGTTAGTAAGCACAACATCAGTGAAAATAACTTCCATTTTCAAAGCAGGATGTCAGTATTTTGCAATATTGTGAATTGCAGCATAGTCCAGCTAATGGGAGATTGCATTTTATGTTTAcaattatataaaatgattCTGATCagtaattgttttaattttcattgaagtataattaaataaaaaggcCAGTAGCATCCATTGAAATTAAATCTGCATTTCTATATTAATTGCATATATTTTTCCATTACTGACTAAAATCAAcaaatgggtcaatgacgtgacgggtcattttttttttgtccaaaggccttaataataataaaaaacaaaaatatgacatccaaagtatgtaagatAGTTCAACTAGATCTATTTTATTGAAtccattttaattatattttgctacatataaaggtattttaaagattttgaagtatcaaaaggtcatttggtttaaccgtccaaaggccaatacagccatttcatttgtgattaaaatatcttaaaatgtaataaatgtatatattttttattctggcatgattttataacatcatatatcaacatagtgcaaaatggtattaaaattatgtgaaagtcgttgctttgttatgagaaagaatgtccggaaaaatgaatttcattgatgtcattcggagtaaccaatatatataagggaccattttggatcaagtcatgcggtcactatcatgtgacaggatgtgacatcattcagacacctgcaaaggaccacatggtcttgaagcaaagtaactaacgctctcttaactattttaaaaattcttgttttcacttgatcatacgGATgtcatcaggtcattcggtacaacctgctataaaacatggaaaatgtaatatttaaaaaatttgtactaaatataaaatgtttaattgtacTTTTCTTAGCTAGCTAACTAGcaagctagctagatatcagcccgttggcattgtttgaaaatgtcgtaattcggtataaccaaaagtgtcattcagtaaaaccgaatgacttttttggtgacaaatcttataaaaaaatgacaaaaacagtgttaattgattaaaaaaaaaacccacataatctcattgttaacacttaataaaacttcaaaatgaattacagttccattatgtttttttacacttttaaaaaccttatccATCAATGTGACCCATATATGTGATATGTTAGTGTACtgttgtaaaaacaaaatgccaCTAACAAACTCATTGCCCTCAAATATTAACATGTGACAAGTTATATCATGATTATGATTATCTTTCTGCAGGGTGTCGGTGGGGCTGTTCAGTTTCCGAAAAACTACCTGAAAGACAGCTACCAGCTTGTTCGGGAGAAAGGAGGAATCTGTATAGCAGATGAGGTCTGAAGAATTTGCTAGTAAATCCCATTCTGTACATCAGTGAAGCCAAGCACACATGGTTGGTGCTTCAGATAGTTGAGACGGCTCAGAATTATCACCCTCATTTcccatatttttcaaaaacaaatcctagactgcatccgaaatcgcatacttccctactatatagtaggtgaaaaacagtatgtgacaaaagaagtatgtcagaattcacagtattcataaaagAGATTACTTACTACTACTggcaagattctgaagtgtgtaTATGAAGTGACACTGGCCCCCACAATTACATACTCCAATAATCATTGTACTTGCAACtttgaaaaaaacttttttatagTGTGAAAAAAGTTATTTCTTGGTATTTTTGGTTCTTCTAGGTCCAGACTGGCTTTGGCCGCACAGGGAGCCACTTTTGGGGTTTCCAAGGACATAATGTCATTCCAGACATGGTTACCATGGCAAAGGGCATTGCGAACGGCTTCCCGATGGGAGCTGTAGTCACCACATCAGGTGAGGCTAGTGCCTACTTAAATCAGCCAAATTCTGATTAACTTATTGTGTGATTTGCTAATTCAAGCTGTCAAGGACATTGTAAAATGTAGTCCTTTTTTGCAAGTTTGCATTCATAGACTAATTAACTACATTTAGACATGGAGGTGTTTTAAATGAGGTTCACACACTGAGTCTTAAACTATGAAGAATAATGAGGGACTGTGCAGAAAGAGAAAAGTGAGGAAGCAGCACTGTGAACCCACTGGTGAGCTTGAATCCAAGTTCCAGCATGGCAGGAAATTAAAATATTCTTAGAACAGAATGAACcacaaattataaattaaatctCTCTCATGTTGCATTAATAGGCTTATCGTTCGATTCACCTCAATGccttttaactttaaaaagctCTGTGGTTAGATGCAGCTGgatattcttctttttttttttttttttaagaaagttTGACACAAAGGTTTTACACACTAGATCAGCGGTTCCCAAATTTGTCCCAACCAGGTTGGTGCACCCCCAATccccacttaaaaaaaaaaaaaaaaaaacgcaacaaagctttgttttatCGCCATATAAAGACTCATGTTTAATCATGCGCAAATAACCAGAACACGCATGACtataacaacatcaacaaagtttcaatataatgcaacaaagcTACGTACAAGCTTCTACTTTTAAGAGGGCGAGTGACAGACACAGGCTCAGTAACAGAAAGCACGGTTATTTTCAGCCGCGTAAAAGAAACATTGCAGCAATAGGCTAGGCCTATTAAATGACCGTGGAGCTagcatcattatcatcatcatcatcatcatcatcctagCCTGCAGTGCATAAAAGAAGAGCAGTGCTGTCTTCTTCTACGTTTCtatcaaaaactaataaattatagttttttatttaaaataaaagcgattacaaaggaaatgtttactgttcaagtttttttattgtatggaaaaatcCCAGACCGCCATTACATTTTTCCTCTCGCGTACCCCTGGGGGTGCGCATACCACACTTTGGGAATCCCTGCACTAgatcttaaagggttacttcacccaaaaatgaaaattctgtcattaattactcattactcattctcattccacacccgtaagactttagttcatcttcggaacacaaattaagatatttttgataaaatccgatggcctTTTCAATgctcagaaagctactaaaaacatatttaaagcagtttgtgtgactacagtggttcaactttaatattataaagcattgagaatactttttgtgcggcaaaaataaaaaaatagcaactttatttacaatatctatgaagcttcaaagctttacgaatcgaatcagtggttcagagcgccaaaatcacatgatttcagaaaacgaggcttcattatgtCGTAAGTGTTTTGacatttcaatggttcacatgactcttcttgaagcagtgttttgaaatcgcccatcactagatattgtggaataaagtcgctattttgttatttttggcgcacaaaaagtattcttgttgctttataatatttttgtaatattaatattaatattacaaaagaagACAAGATGTTTTGTAAATGGACCTTTGTTAACTGAAATGAAGTAGGTTCAAACCCTGAAAAGGATTATCCTTGCAATGTTACCGTTTTGCCACTGCAAAGCACCTAATGACTGATGTGACTAAAATGACTTCCCATAATGGACAGTtcacaaattaaaatactgtcatcatttactcaccctcatgtcaatcCAAAGctgtatgcattttttttcttctgcaatCATTTGAGGAATGTTAATAAGCATACATTTCGGTTCcaattgacttccattgtatggacaaaaaatacaatggagATCAAAATGTCTTGTTCCTAAAATGTTCCTAATGTGCTACCACAGGGTCACATTCACCTCATTCACACGTGTATCGAATGAGTTCAAATTCCCCATTAGTCCCACATACTTGAACTCTAAAAGCACACTGGAGTGCCACTGCTCCCGTTCCTATTTTTCCCATTCACTCTAATTGGTCCTCTGTCTCTCGCTGTTCGCTCTTCATCCTGTGAGAagatgagagagagaatgaaaagAGTGTGTTGGGTCACATACAGGCTGAGAAGCTTATGAGTGTATCTAATGCCTACATTTCTgccaacaaaataaataaaccacaACTAAAAGCATCTTCTAGTATGTTGTACATTGTTTTCAGCACTGATATCATGTGATTTGTGTATTTTGCAGAGATTGCCAGGTCATTTGCGAAGGGAGTTCATTTCAACACATTCGGAGGAAACCCATTATCCTGTGCAGTCGCGTCATCAGTGCTAGATGTAAGTGCAGATCATTTTACTTTTCAGTCATGTACAGTTATATCCTGGTATCAGCAATAGcgaatataaataataaatacttgAACTTGAATGCTGTATGTTGCTCTCAGACAATAAAAGAAGACAAGATGCAGGAGAACAGTGCTGACGTGGGGACATACCTGCTGACTGAACTGGCCAAACTCAGGGACAAGTATGAGATCATCGGTGACGTGAGGGGAAAAGGTC includes the following:
- the agxt2 gene encoding alanine--glyoxylate aminotransferase 2, mitochondrial translates to MHKVCSRLYGPSLFGKTDLWNSVEVCVKFHKEGGVLCQKSAVKHPAPVLPQIPPCDYKPDPYQGMSKDRLLKIRKHNCNPMTMKVTYYKNPVFINQGYMQWLWDVDGRRYLDLFAGVATVSVGHCNPKVTQAAEKQLRRLWHTTPIYVYPEMQEYAEKLASLLPDPLKVVYFTNSGSEANDLAVLMARLHTGNFDVITLRGSYHGGSPQATGLTSNADYKYPIPSSLGCHNTMCPDVFRGLWGGSHCRDSPVQTIRECSCSPGHCQANDMYISQLKEMFATTVPNRIAAFFAEPIQGVGGAVQFPKNYLKDSYQLVREKGGICIADEVQTGFGRTGSHFWGFQGHNVIPDMVTMAKGIANGFPMGAVVTTSEIARSFAKGVHFNTFGGNPLSCAVASSVLDTIKEDKMQENSADVGTYLLTELAKLRDKYEIIGDVRGKGLQIGVEMVKDKATRDPLPREAMAEIFEETKDMGVLIGKGGLYGQTFRIKPPMCITKDDADFFLAVFNQAVLNYMERR